The Lycium barbarum isolate Lr01 chromosome 12, ASM1917538v2, whole genome shotgun sequence genome includes a region encoding these proteins:
- the LOC132622628 gene encoding cytochrome c1-2, heme protein, mitochondrial yields MLGGRAIHRLLGRKFQSESTASPILSSIVSKKAQEEFGSFGMKSFRTLALIGAGVSGLVGFATVASADEAEHGLECPSYPWPHEGILSSYDHASIRRGHQVYQQVCASCHSMSLVSYRDLVGVAYTEEEVKAMAAEIEVEDGPNDEGEMFTRPGKLSDRFPQPYPNEAAARFANGGAYPPDLSLITKARHNGQNYVFALLTGYRDPPAGVSIREGLHYNPYFPGGAIAMPKMLNDGAVEYEDGVPATEAQMGKDVVSFLTWAAEPEMEERKLMGFKWIFVLSLALLQAAYYRRLRWSVLKSRKLVLDVVN; encoded by the exons GCCTCTCCAATTTTATCATCCATTGTTTCCAAGAAAGCTCAAGAAGAATTTGGATCTTTTGGCATGAAGTCCTTCAGAACATTGGCACTCATTGGAGCGGGTGTATCTGGACTCGTAGGTTTTGCGACAGTAGCATCTGCTGATGAGGCTGAACATGGATTGGAGTGTCCAAGCTATCCTTGGCCTCACGAAGGCATTCTTAGTTCATATGATCACGCTTC GATTCGTCGTGGTCACCAGGTTTATCAACAAGTATGTGCATCTTGTCATTCAATGTCACTTGTGTCATATCGTGACTTGGTCGGGGTGGCATATACAGAGGAGGAAGTAAAGGCTATGGCAGCTGAGATTGAGGTGGAGGATGGGCCTAATGATGAGGGTGAAATGTTTACTCGTCCTGGTAAACTAAGTGATCGCTTTCCTCAGCCATATCCAAATGAAGCAGCTGCTAGATTTGCTAATGGAGGAGCCTACCCTCCAGATTTAAGTCTTATTACAAAA GCACGTCATAATGGTCAAAACTATGTGTTTGCCCTTCTAACTGGCTATCGTGATCCTCCTGCTGGTGTTTCG ATTCGTGAAGGACTGCACTACAATCCTTACTTCCCTGGTGGAGCTATTGCAATGCCTAAAATGCTTAATGATGGTGCTGTTGAGTATGAAGATGGTGTCCCTGCAACAGAAGCTCAG ATGGGGAAAGATGTGGTGTCATTTTTAACTTGGGCTGCTGAACCTGAGATGGAAGAGAGAAAACtg ATGGGCTTCAAGTGGATATTTGTACTGTCCCTTGCACTACTTCAAGCTGCTTACTATAGGCGTTTGAGGTGGTCTGTCCTCAAGTCGAGGAAGCTGGTCCTTGATGTTGTCAATTAG